The genomic DNA GCGCAGGCATTCGCGCAGGAAGCTGGTGTTGGCGGAGGCCGAGAGGTCGGCGCCGTCGAACACCGCGTCGGGCCCGGGGGCGAAGATGTCGACCTTGCGGAAGCGGTCGATGTCGATCAGCCCCTTCACGTCGAGGATGTTGAGAGTTCCGTCCGCCCAGAACGCGATGGTGCGCGGGCGCTCGCCCAGCGGCACGCTGTTATCGAGGAACTCGCAGACCACCTGCTTGTCTCGTGCAAGCGCCCAGTTGAAGAACAGGCGCGGCATGCCGGTATAGGCCTCGACGTTGTGGGCCAGCAGGTCCTCGACGGCCTTGTAGCGGCCGAACAGCTCGCCGCGCTTCCAGGCGCGCTCCACGGTGTCGGCCGGAGGCGTGACCATGAACTGCATGTAGACGCGGTCGCCGAACCGGGTGAGCAACTGGCCGCCGCCGTCCGAGCCCGCGTCGGCCTGGAAGCTGTCGAACCGGAACCGGTCGATCAGCAGGTTCGAGATCCGCCGCTCCGCCGCCTTGCGGGTGACGTAGCGGTCGAGCTTCATGTCGATGATCTCGACCTCGTAGCCGGTCAGCGTCCCGGCGTACCGCGAAGCTTCGCCCAGGCTGTCGTAGTCGAGGAGGTACTTGCGCCAGACGTCGGGGGTGATCACCGCGAAGTCCGACCACGCCATGCCCAGCCGCCTGGCGAGGCCGAGCTGGTAGGGGCGGATCGTGCTCTTTCCGGACGCCGAGGCGCCCTTCACGTTCATCACCACCGGATGATCCTGCGGCGCCAGCCGCCGGTAGCGCTGCGCCTCGACGACGGCGTCGATCCAGGGCTCGATCTGCTCGCCGACGCGCCGGCTGCCGTAGCCGTTCGAGACCAGCGTCCCCGCGATGGTCCGCAGCAGCGCGGCGTCGCGGATGACCGCATTCTGCCGCGCGATGAGGCCCGACACCACGGCGCGCAGGGCCTCGCAGGCGGCCATCTCCAGGGCGTCGCCGGCTTCGGCAGCGCGTCGCTGCCAGCTCTCGAGATGG from Methylobacterium oryzae includes the following:
- a CDS encoding zeta toxin family protein — translated: MTDASVHSPEPPIGPWNPVVRSDLPSAFLPLVTVYRPEHVETPLRDALDLSDLCGLPARQLTRFRAGRLVVHEVLIRVMSDLSVPVGEVYADLGVNFRAIVATILREGIEPRLAEVESALDRIRAEADAVLAREIAAILQERPPPPPPEPRWLDRLLGRRPPTVQAPREDLATRALRHLESWQRRAAEAGDALEMAACEALRAVVSGLIARQNAVIRDAALLRTIAGTLVSNGYGSRRVGEQIEPWIDAVVEAQRYRRLAPQDHPVVMNVKGASASGKSTIRPYQLGLARRLGMAWSDFAVITPDVWRKYLLDYDSLGEASRYAGTLTGYEVEIIDMKLDRYVTRKAAERRISNLLIDRFRFDSFQADAGSDGGGQLLTRFGDRVYMQFMVTPPADTVERAWKRGELFGRYKAVEDLLAHNVEAYTGMPRLFFNWALARDKQVVCEFLDNSVPLGERPRTIAFWADGTLNILDVKGLIDIDRFRKVDIFAPGPDAVFDGADLSASANTSFLRECLRRMAVVRFVQAETGRAFMRLDRGRITALDPGTLAAVKSGPDWEAACALIGFPADPASIPALDEILSPAEAPTLGAWGPIPPAGQTE